One genomic region from Scomber scombrus chromosome 19, fScoSco1.1, whole genome shotgun sequence encodes:
- the ythdf2 gene encoding YTH domain-containing family protein 2 — MSASSLLEQRPKGQANKVQNGAVTQKDTLNDDEFEPYLNTQARQSNAYTAMSDSYMPSYYSPSIGFSYSLNEAAWSTGGDPPMPYLASYGQLSNGEPHYLPDAMFGQPGPLGSNPFLGQHGFNFFPGGIDFSAWGNSSSQGQSGTPQSSGYSSSYAYAPSSLGGAMIDGQSPFAPAANEPLNKAPGMNSLDQGMAGLKIGGAAPGGNGDMAPKVVGPGLPGGGPLGPVSSVGPPSMPPVSIAPAKPASWADIASKPAKPQPKLKTKGGMAGANLPPPPIKHNMDIGTWDNKGTMPKAATPQQVPSIPSNGQPPNQASPQSGATAAGNPQMPLSNGQLVPPVSQMGQHQLPPGQPGMAQMPQPPLSQGPPPPPSQQQQPSQPTRWVPPRNRANGFGDASGSGTGQSPPNSSGVGVVPGVPSEPHPVLEKLRMVNNYNPKDFDWNPKQGRVFIIKSYSEDDIHRSIKYNIWCSTEHGNKRLDAAYRSLGGKGPLYLLFSVNGSGHFCGVAEMRSPVDYNTSAGVWSQDKWKGRFDVRWIFVKDVPNSQLRHIRLENNENKPVTNSRDTQEVPLDKARQVLKIIAGYKHTTSIFDDFSHYEKRQEEEECVKKVEVQGSEPYPSNPSNRSHYRLQERQGRVK; from the exons ATGTCAGCCAGCAGCCTTCTTGAACAG AGACCGAAAGGCCAAGCTAATAAAG tgcaAAACGGAGCTGTGACCCAAAAGGATACTTTGAATGACGATGAGTTTGAGCCTTACCTGAATACTCAGGCCAGACAG AGCAATGCCTATACGGCCATGTCGGACTCGTACATGCCCAGCTACTACAGCCCCTCCATAGGATTTTCCTACTCCCTAAATGAGGCAGCATGGTCCACAGGTGGGGACCCTCCTATGCCTTACCTGGCCTCCTATGGACAGCTGAGCAACGGAGAGCCCCACTACCTCCCGGACGCTATGTTTGGCCAGCCAGGGCCCCTGGGGAGCAACCCTTTCCTGGGTCAGCACGGCTTCAACTTCTTCCCAGGTGGTATCGACTTCTCAGCGTGGGGCAATAGCAGCTCTCAGGGACAGTCGGGGACACCGCAGAGCTCGGGCTACAGCAGCAGCTATGCCTATGCACCCAGCTCACTTGGAGGTGCCATGATCGATGGACAGTCCCCATTTGCACCTGCTGCCAATGAGCCCCTTAACAAGGCACCTGGTATGAACAGCCTTGACCAGGGCATGGCAGGGCTTAAGATCGGTGGTGCTGCTCCTGGTGGAAATGGGGACATGGCTCCTAAGGTGGTTGGCCCTGGCTTACCTGGTGGGGGTCCCCTTGGCCCTGTATCATCTGTTGGACCCCCTAGCATGCCTCCTGTCTCAATTGCCCCTGCCAAACCTGCCTCCTGGGCAGATATTGCCAGCAAGCCAGCCAAGCCTCAACCGAAGCTGAAAACCAAGGGTGGCATGGCCGGTGCCAATTTGCCTCCTCCGCCCATTAAACACAACATGGACATCGGCACTTGGGACAACAAGGGTACTATGCCTAAGGCTGCCACCCCTCAGCAGGTGCCCTCTATTCCCAGCAATGGGCAGCCACCCAATCAGGCGTCCCCACAGTCCGGAGCTACTGCTGCAGGTAACCCACAAATGCCCCTCAGCAATGGACAGCTGGTACCCCCTGTTTCCCAGATGGGCCAGCATCAGCTTCCACCCGGGCAGCCAGGTATGGCTCAGATGCCCCAGCCTCCTCTCTCCCAgggtcctcctcctcccccaagCCAACAACAGCAGCCCTCTCAACCTACTCGCTGGGTCCCTCCACGGAACCGGGCCAATGGATTTGGGGATGCCAGTGGGAGTGGTACAGGCCAGTCGCCTCCCAACTCCTCTGGTGTAGGCGTGGTTCCCGGAGTTCCTTCTGAGCCTCACCCAGTCTTAGAGAAGTTGCGTATGGTCAACAATTATAACCCCAAGGACTTTGACTGGAATCCCAAGCAGGGCCGGGTGTTTATCATCAAGAGCTACTCAGAGGATGACATCCACCGCTCCATCAAGTATAACATCTGGTGCAGCACGGAGCATGGCAACAAGAGGCTTGATGCAGCGTACCGTTCGTTGGGTGGCAAAGGGCCGCTTTATCTTCTGTTCAGTGTCAATGGAAGTGGGCACTTCTGTGGCGTAGCAGAGATGCGCTCGCCCGTGGACTATAACACGTCTGCTGGCGTGTGGTCGCAGGACAAGTGGAAGGGTCGTTTTGATGTGCGTTGGATCTTTGTAAAGGACGTTCCCAACAGTCAGCTGAGACACATTCGACTGGAGAACAACGAAAACAAGCCAGTGACCAACTCTCGGGACACACAAGAGGTGCCACTGGACAAGGCCAGGCAGGTGCTAAAGATCATCGCTGGATATAAACACACCACTTCCATCTTCGATGACTTTTCTCACTACGAGAAGcgtcaggaggaggaagagtgtgtGAAAAAG GTGGAGGTCCAAGGCAGTGAGCCATATCCCAGCAACCCAAGCAACAGGAGTCATTACAGGCTTCAG GAGCGCCAAGGACGAGTCAAGTAA